One Anthonomus grandis grandis chromosome 14, icAntGran1.3, whole genome shotgun sequence DNA window includes the following coding sequences:
- the LOC126744578 gene encoding breast cancer metastasis-suppressor 1-like protein-A, translating into MPLIKLSNNNSCSADMSDNEVSGNESERSNSSRENEGNRETSEDEPDSDDSSDMDEGECETRRTELIQHVQDLENQFSLLREQLYRERIQQVETQLAEVKSGKSSEYLIPLQQLEEQRRVRTEVAGILRQLRLENVNNQYEAEKQAALQNFESEKSLAMDYYHSDLMDTIKRLEEDKQNSEILWGEDGEWGSRARSTTRKKAVTVTGPYIVYMLKPEQIMEDWTIIRKALKRTA; encoded by the coding sequence ATGCCTCTAATAAAACTCTCGAACAACAACTCCTGTTCCGCCGATATGAGCGACAACGAAGTATCGGGAAACGAGTCAGAAAGGTCCAATTCAAGCAGAGAAAATGAGGGTAACAGAGAAACCTCCGAAGATGAGCCCGATTCAGATGATAGCTCTGATATGGACGAAGGTGAATGCGAAACACGAAGAACCGAACTAATTCAACACGTCCAGGATCTTGAAAATCAGTTTAGTCTACTGCGGGAGCAATTGTACAGGGAGCGGATCCAACAAGTCGAAACTCAGCTGGCTGAAGTGAAAAGTGGCAAATCTTCGGAATATCTTATTCCTCTGCAACAATTGGAAGAGCAGAGGCGCGTACGTACCGAAGTTGCTGGCATTTTAAGGCAACTGAGACTTGAAAATGTGAATAACCAGTATGAGGCCGAGAAGCAAGCGGCACTTCAAAATTTCGAAAGTGAAAAATCCTTGGCTATGGATTACTACCATAGTGACTTAATGGACACCATAAAGAGACTTGAGGAAGATAAGCAGAACAGTGAAATACTATGGGGCGAAGATGGAGAGTGGGGTTCAAGAGCTAGATCGACAACTAGGAAAAAGGCTGTTACTGTTACGGGGCCTTATATTGTGTATATGCTTAAGCCTGAGCAAATTATGGAAGACTGGACAATAATCAGAAAGGCTTTAAAAAGAACAGCTTAA
- the LOC126744574 gene encoding histidine--tRNA ligase, cytoplasmic isoform X4 encodes MGFCTIGWFVGHARLYSRPICTYSALFRPQIAEEVAKLLDLKAQAQSQNEDGPATPNVNQKFTLKTPKGTRDYSPEQMALRLSVLNKIVSVFKKHGAETIDTPVFELKEVLTGKYGEDSKLIYDLKDQGGEILSLRYDLTVPFARYLAMNKISNIKRYHIAKVYRRDNPSMSRGRYREFYQCDFDIAGAYDPMIPDAECVKIVSEILDSLEVSSYVIKVNHRLLLDGMFEACGVPKSSFRCICSAVDKLDKSPWEDVRKEMVEEKGLSEEVADRIGEFVKLNGREELVDKLLQDELLSKNKSAVEGLEAIKLLLKYCDIFNISKNVSFDLSLARGLDYYTGVIYEAVLLGGKIIKHIKRDTGFSRNFSDVSKGEEVSVGSVAGGGRYDNLVGMFDVKNKQVPCVGVSIGVERLFTVLEQKIHATNRKVRTTEVDVYICTAQKNLVEERLKLCNELWDEDFKVEYSYKKNPKLLAQLQYCEENSIPFAIILGESEIKSGIVKLRNVNTREEVDVKRGSLSEELRRKLGELNLNGTVPA; translated from the exons ATGGGTTTTTGCACTATAGGGTGGTTTGTGGGGCATGCCCGGCTGTACAGTAGGCCAATTTGCACTTATTCTGCTTTGTTTAGACCTCAG ATTGCCGAAGAAGTAGCAAAATTACTAGACCTGAAGGCTCAAGCACAGTCCCAAAATGAGGACGGACCAGCTACTCCGAATGTCAATCAAAAATTCACTCTTAAAACCCCAAAGGGCACAAGAGACTACTCTCCCGAGCAGATGGCATTAAGGTTGTCTGTACTTAACAAGATAGTATCTGTATTTAAGAAACATGGAGCTGAGACTATTGATACACCAGTATTTGAACTTAAg gaagTCTTGACCGGTAAATATGGCGAAGACTCAAAACTAATCTACGACCTGAAAGACCAAGGAGGCGAAATCTTATCCCTTCGTTATGACTTAACGGTTCCATTCGCCAGATACCTGGCTATGAATAAAATTAGCAACATCAAACGTTACCACATCGCCAAAGTTTATAGAAGAGACAATCCGTCAATGTCAAGGGGACGGTACAGGGAATTTTACCAATGC GATTTTGATATCGCTGGTGCGTACGACCCAATGATCCCTGATGCTGAATGTGTAAAAATCGTCTCTGAAATATTGGACAGTTTAGAGGTTAGTTCGTACGTTATTAAAGTGAACCACCGGTTACTATTGGATGGAATGTTTGAGGCTTGTGGAGTACCAAAGTCCAGTTTTAGATGCATTTGCTCTGCTGTGGACAAGCTGGATAAG TCTCCTTGGGAAGATGTGCGTAAAGAAATGGTCGAAGAAAAAGGTTTATCGGAAGAAGTAGCCGATCGAATAGGCGAGTTTGTTAAACTTAACGGCAGAGAAGAATTAGTAGATAAATTATTACAGGACGAACTCCTCTCGAAGAATAAATCGGCAGTAGAAGGTTTGGAAGCCATAAAACTACTGTTGAAATACtgtgatatatttaatatatcgaaAAATGTGTCGTTTGACTTAAGTTTGGCCAGGGGTCTTGACTATTATACCGGTGTGATTTATGAAGCGGTTTTACTAGGAGGTAAGataataaaacacataaaaagaGATACAGGCTTCTCACGCAACTTTTCAGATGTTAGTAAAGGAGAAGAGGTATCAGTGGGATCTGTAGCTGGTGGAGGCAGATACGATAATTTGGTTGGCATGTTTGACGTGAAAAATAAGCAAGTTCCGTGTGTTGGAGTTTCTATTGGAGTTGAAAG ATTATTTACTGTTCTGGAACAAAAAATCCACGCGACAAACAGGAAAGTCCGCACAACGGAAGTCGACGTGTACATTTGCACTGCACAAAAGAATTTGGTGGAGGAACGGTTGAAACTTTGTAACGAACTTTGGGACGAGGACTTTAAG GTGGAGTATTCTTACAAGAAAAACCCGAAACTGCTGGCGCAACTACAATATTGCGAAGAGAACAGCATCCCGTTCGCGATAATTTTGGGGGAATCCGAAATCAAAAGTGGAATCGTTAAATTACGAAACGTGAACACGAGGGAAGAAGTTGACGTTAAAAGGGGATCGCTTTCAGAGGAATTGAGGCGGAAGCTGGGAGAGCTTAATTTGAACGGGACCGTTCCCGCGTAG
- the LOC126744574 gene encoding histidine--tRNA ligase, cytoplasmic isoform X5 has translation MSSKEALEQQIREQGDLVRKLKAAKESKERIAEEVAKLLDLKAQAQSQNEDGPATPNVNQKFTLKTPKGTRDYSPEQMALRLSVLNKIVSVFKKHGAETIDTPVFELKEVLTGKYGEDSKLIYDLKDQGGEILSLRYDLTVPFARYLAMNKISNIKRYHIAKVYRRDNPSMSRGRYREFYQCDFDIAGAYDPMIPDAECVKIVSEILDSLEVSSYVIKVNHRLLLDGMFEACGVPKSSFRCICSAVDKLDKSPWEDVRKEMVEEKGLSEEVADRIGEFVKLNGREELVDKLLQDELLSKNKSAVEGLEAIKLLLKYCDIFNISKNVSFDLSLARGLDYYTGVIYEAVLLGDVSKGEEVSVGSVAGGGRYDNLVGMFDVKNKQVPCVGVSIGVERLFTVLEQKIHATNRKVRTTEVDVYICTAQKNLVEERLKLCNELWDEDFKVEYSYKKNPKLLAQLQYCEENSIPFAIILGESEIKSGIVKLRNVNTREEVDVKRGSLSEELRRKLGELNLNGTVPA, from the exons ATGTCCAGTAAGGAGGCCTTAGAGCAACAAATTAGAGAGCAGGGAGATTTAGTGAGAAAATTAAAGGCTGCTAAAGAGAGCAAAGAAAGG ATTGCCGAAGAAGTAGCAAAATTACTAGACCTGAAGGCTCAAGCACAGTCCCAAAATGAGGACGGACCAGCTACTCCGAATGTCAATCAAAAATTCACTCTTAAAACCCCAAAGGGCACAAGAGACTACTCTCCCGAGCAGATGGCATTAAGGTTGTCTGTACTTAACAAGATAGTATCTGTATTTAAGAAACATGGAGCTGAGACTATTGATACACCAGTATTTGAACTTAAg gaagTCTTGACCGGTAAATATGGCGAAGACTCAAAACTAATCTACGACCTGAAAGACCAAGGAGGCGAAATCTTATCCCTTCGTTATGACTTAACGGTTCCATTCGCCAGATACCTGGCTATGAATAAAATTAGCAACATCAAACGTTACCACATCGCCAAAGTTTATAGAAGAGACAATCCGTCAATGTCAAGGGGACGGTACAGGGAATTTTACCAATGC GATTTTGATATCGCTGGTGCGTACGACCCAATGATCCCTGATGCTGAATGTGTAAAAATCGTCTCTGAAATATTGGACAGTTTAGAGGTTAGTTCGTACGTTATTAAAGTGAACCACCGGTTACTATTGGATGGAATGTTTGAGGCTTGTGGAGTACCAAAGTCCAGTTTTAGATGCATTTGCTCTGCTGTGGACAAGCTGGATAAG TCTCCTTGGGAAGATGTGCGTAAAGAAATGGTCGAAGAAAAAGGTTTATCGGAAGAAGTAGCCGATCGAATAGGCGAGTTTGTTAAACTTAACGGCAGAGAAGAATTAGTAGATAAATTATTACAGGACGAACTCCTCTCGAAGAATAAATCGGCAGTAGAAGGTTTGGAAGCCATAAAACTACTGTTGAAATACtgtgatatatttaatatatcgaaAAATGTGTCGTTTGACTTAAGTTTGGCCAGGGGTCTTGACTATTATACCGGTGTGATTTATGAAGCGGTTTTACTAGGAG ATGTTAGTAAAGGAGAAGAGGTATCAGTGGGATCTGTAGCTGGTGGAGGCAGATACGATAATTTGGTTGGCATGTTTGACGTGAAAAATAAGCAAGTTCCGTGTGTTGGAGTTTCTATTGGAGTTGAAAG ATTATTTACTGTTCTGGAACAAAAAATCCACGCGACAAACAGGAAAGTCCGCACAACGGAAGTCGACGTGTACATTTGCACTGCACAAAAGAATTTGGTGGAGGAACGGTTGAAACTTTGTAACGAACTTTGGGACGAGGACTTTAAG GTGGAGTATTCTTACAAGAAAAACCCGAAACTGCTGGCGCAACTACAATATTGCGAAGAGAACAGCATCCCGTTCGCGATAATTTTGGGGGAATCCGAAATCAAAAGTGGAATCGTTAAATTACGAAACGTGAACACGAGGGAAGAAGTTGACGTTAAAAGGGGATCGCTTTCAGAGGAATTGAGGCGGAAGCTGGGAGAGCTTAATTTGAACGGGACCGTTCCCGCGTAG
- the LOC126744574 gene encoding histidine--tRNA ligase, cytoplasmic isoform X2, which translates to MSSKEALEQQIREQGDLVRKLKAAKESKERGTNGFPFQTPLTKETYPALNNYLCNHSYMCGYQPTKIDKQIFSNIKYIKELISYDHLRRWYWHIESYSEAERTTFKDYDRNNLQLLIKAVVDGQIAEEVAKLLDLKAQAQSQNEDGPATPNVNQKFTLKTPKGTRDYSPEQMALRLSVLNKIVSVFKKHGAETIDTPVFELKEVLTGKYGEDSKLIYDLKDQGGEILSLRYDLTVPFARYLAMNKISNIKRYHIAKVYRRDNPSMSRGRYREFYQCDFDIAGAYDPMIPDAECVKIVSEILDSLEVSSYVIKVNHRLLLDGMFEACGVPKSSFRCICSAVDKLDKSPWEDVRKEMVEEKGLSEEVADRIGEFVKLNGREELVDKLLQDELLSKNKSAVEGLEAIKLLLKYCDIFNISKNVSFDLSLARGLDYYTGVIYEAVLLGDVSKGEEVSVGSVAGGGRYDNLVGMFDVKNKQVPCVGVSIGVERLFTVLEQKIHATNRKVRTTEVDVYICTAQKNLVEERLKLCNELWDEDFKVEYSYKKNPKLLAQLQYCEENSIPFAIILGESEIKSGIVKLRNVNTREEVDVKRGSLSEELRRKLGELNLNGTVPA; encoded by the exons ATGTCCAGTAAGGAGGCCTTAGAGCAACAAATTAGAGAGCAGGGAGATTTAGTGAGAAAATTAAAGGCTGCTAAAGAGAGCAAAGAAAGG GGCACAAATGGGTTTCCATTTCAAACTCCCTTAACCAAAGAAACCTATCCGGCCTTAAACAACTATCTATGCAATCACAGTTACATGTGTGGATATCAACCAACCAAAAttgataaacaaattttttcgaatataaaatatataaaagaattaatCAGTTATGACCATTTGAGACGATGGTACTGGCACATAGAGTCTTATTCAGAAGCAGAAAGAACTACATTTAAAGATTATGATAGAAATAACCTACAGCTATTAATTAAAGCGGTGGTTGACGGTCAG ATTGCCGAAGAAGTAGCAAAATTACTAGACCTGAAGGCTCAAGCACAGTCCCAAAATGAGGACGGACCAGCTACTCCGAATGTCAATCAAAAATTCACTCTTAAAACCCCAAAGGGCACAAGAGACTACTCTCCCGAGCAGATGGCATTAAGGTTGTCTGTACTTAACAAGATAGTATCTGTATTTAAGAAACATGGAGCTGAGACTATTGATACACCAGTATTTGAACTTAAg gaagTCTTGACCGGTAAATATGGCGAAGACTCAAAACTAATCTACGACCTGAAAGACCAAGGAGGCGAAATCTTATCCCTTCGTTATGACTTAACGGTTCCATTCGCCAGATACCTGGCTATGAATAAAATTAGCAACATCAAACGTTACCACATCGCCAAAGTTTATAGAAGAGACAATCCGTCAATGTCAAGGGGACGGTACAGGGAATTTTACCAATGC GATTTTGATATCGCTGGTGCGTACGACCCAATGATCCCTGATGCTGAATGTGTAAAAATCGTCTCTGAAATATTGGACAGTTTAGAGGTTAGTTCGTACGTTATTAAAGTGAACCACCGGTTACTATTGGATGGAATGTTTGAGGCTTGTGGAGTACCAAAGTCCAGTTTTAGATGCATTTGCTCTGCTGTGGACAAGCTGGATAAG TCTCCTTGGGAAGATGTGCGTAAAGAAATGGTCGAAGAAAAAGGTTTATCGGAAGAAGTAGCCGATCGAATAGGCGAGTTTGTTAAACTTAACGGCAGAGAAGAATTAGTAGATAAATTATTACAGGACGAACTCCTCTCGAAGAATAAATCGGCAGTAGAAGGTTTGGAAGCCATAAAACTACTGTTGAAATACtgtgatatatttaatatatcgaaAAATGTGTCGTTTGACTTAAGTTTGGCCAGGGGTCTTGACTATTATACCGGTGTGATTTATGAAGCGGTTTTACTAGGAG ATGTTAGTAAAGGAGAAGAGGTATCAGTGGGATCTGTAGCTGGTGGAGGCAGATACGATAATTTGGTTGGCATGTTTGACGTGAAAAATAAGCAAGTTCCGTGTGTTGGAGTTTCTATTGGAGTTGAAAG ATTATTTACTGTTCTGGAACAAAAAATCCACGCGACAAACAGGAAAGTCCGCACAACGGAAGTCGACGTGTACATTTGCACTGCACAAAAGAATTTGGTGGAGGAACGGTTGAAACTTTGTAACGAACTTTGGGACGAGGACTTTAAG GTGGAGTATTCTTACAAGAAAAACCCGAAACTGCTGGCGCAACTACAATATTGCGAAGAGAACAGCATCCCGTTCGCGATAATTTTGGGGGAATCCGAAATCAAAAGTGGAATCGTTAAATTACGAAACGTGAACACGAGGGAAGAAGTTGACGTTAAAAGGGGATCGCTTTCAGAGGAATTGAGGCGGAAGCTGGGAGAGCTTAATTTGAACGGGACCGTTCCCGCGTAG
- the LOC126744574 gene encoding histidine--tRNA ligase, cytoplasmic isoform X1 translates to MSSKEALEQQIREQGDLVRKLKAAKESKERGTNGFPFQTPLTKETYPALNNYLCNHSYMCGYQPTKIDKQIFSNIKYIKELISYDHLRRWYWHIESYSEAERTTFKDYDRNNLQLLIKAVVDGQIAEEVAKLLDLKAQAQSQNEDGPATPNVNQKFTLKTPKGTRDYSPEQMALRLSVLNKIVSVFKKHGAETIDTPVFELKEVLTGKYGEDSKLIYDLKDQGGEILSLRYDLTVPFARYLAMNKISNIKRYHIAKVYRRDNPSMSRGRYREFYQCDFDIAGAYDPMIPDAECVKIVSEILDSLEVSSYVIKVNHRLLLDGMFEACGVPKSSFRCICSAVDKLDKSPWEDVRKEMVEEKGLSEEVADRIGEFVKLNGREELVDKLLQDELLSKNKSAVEGLEAIKLLLKYCDIFNISKNVSFDLSLARGLDYYTGVIYEAVLLGGKIIKHIKRDTGFSRNFSDVSKGEEVSVGSVAGGGRYDNLVGMFDVKNKQVPCVGVSIGVERLFTVLEQKIHATNRKVRTTEVDVYICTAQKNLVEERLKLCNELWDEDFKVEYSYKKNPKLLAQLQYCEENSIPFAIILGESEIKSGIVKLRNVNTREEVDVKRGSLSEELRRKLGELNLNGTVPA, encoded by the exons ATGTCCAGTAAGGAGGCCTTAGAGCAACAAATTAGAGAGCAGGGAGATTTAGTGAGAAAATTAAAGGCTGCTAAAGAGAGCAAAGAAAGG GGCACAAATGGGTTTCCATTTCAAACTCCCTTAACCAAAGAAACCTATCCGGCCTTAAACAACTATCTATGCAATCACAGTTACATGTGTGGATATCAACCAACCAAAAttgataaacaaattttttcgaatataaaatatataaaagaattaatCAGTTATGACCATTTGAGACGATGGTACTGGCACATAGAGTCTTATTCAGAAGCAGAAAGAACTACATTTAAAGATTATGATAGAAATAACCTACAGCTATTAATTAAAGCGGTGGTTGACGGTCAG ATTGCCGAAGAAGTAGCAAAATTACTAGACCTGAAGGCTCAAGCACAGTCCCAAAATGAGGACGGACCAGCTACTCCGAATGTCAATCAAAAATTCACTCTTAAAACCCCAAAGGGCACAAGAGACTACTCTCCCGAGCAGATGGCATTAAGGTTGTCTGTACTTAACAAGATAGTATCTGTATTTAAGAAACATGGAGCTGAGACTATTGATACACCAGTATTTGAACTTAAg gaagTCTTGACCGGTAAATATGGCGAAGACTCAAAACTAATCTACGACCTGAAAGACCAAGGAGGCGAAATCTTATCCCTTCGTTATGACTTAACGGTTCCATTCGCCAGATACCTGGCTATGAATAAAATTAGCAACATCAAACGTTACCACATCGCCAAAGTTTATAGAAGAGACAATCCGTCAATGTCAAGGGGACGGTACAGGGAATTTTACCAATGC GATTTTGATATCGCTGGTGCGTACGACCCAATGATCCCTGATGCTGAATGTGTAAAAATCGTCTCTGAAATATTGGACAGTTTAGAGGTTAGTTCGTACGTTATTAAAGTGAACCACCGGTTACTATTGGATGGAATGTTTGAGGCTTGTGGAGTACCAAAGTCCAGTTTTAGATGCATTTGCTCTGCTGTGGACAAGCTGGATAAG TCTCCTTGGGAAGATGTGCGTAAAGAAATGGTCGAAGAAAAAGGTTTATCGGAAGAAGTAGCCGATCGAATAGGCGAGTTTGTTAAACTTAACGGCAGAGAAGAATTAGTAGATAAATTATTACAGGACGAACTCCTCTCGAAGAATAAATCGGCAGTAGAAGGTTTGGAAGCCATAAAACTACTGTTGAAATACtgtgatatatttaatatatcgaaAAATGTGTCGTTTGACTTAAGTTTGGCCAGGGGTCTTGACTATTATACCGGTGTGATTTATGAAGCGGTTTTACTAGGAGGTAAGataataaaacacataaaaagaGATACAGGCTTCTCACGCAACTTTTCAGATGTTAGTAAAGGAGAAGAGGTATCAGTGGGATCTGTAGCTGGTGGAGGCAGATACGATAATTTGGTTGGCATGTTTGACGTGAAAAATAAGCAAGTTCCGTGTGTTGGAGTTTCTATTGGAGTTGAAAG ATTATTTACTGTTCTGGAACAAAAAATCCACGCGACAAACAGGAAAGTCCGCACAACGGAAGTCGACGTGTACATTTGCACTGCACAAAAGAATTTGGTGGAGGAACGGTTGAAACTTTGTAACGAACTTTGGGACGAGGACTTTAAG GTGGAGTATTCTTACAAGAAAAACCCGAAACTGCTGGCGCAACTACAATATTGCGAAGAGAACAGCATCCCGTTCGCGATAATTTTGGGGGAATCCGAAATCAAAAGTGGAATCGTTAAATTACGAAACGTGAACACGAGGGAAGAAGTTGACGTTAAAAGGGGATCGCTTTCAGAGGAATTGAGGCGGAAGCTGGGAGAGCTTAATTTGAACGGGACCGTTCCCGCGTAG
- the LOC126744574 gene encoding histidine--tRNA ligase, cytoplasmic isoform X3, whose translation MSSKEALEQQIREQGDLVRKLKAAKESKERIAEEVAKLLDLKAQAQSQNEDGPATPNVNQKFTLKTPKGTRDYSPEQMALRLSVLNKIVSVFKKHGAETIDTPVFELKEVLTGKYGEDSKLIYDLKDQGGEILSLRYDLTVPFARYLAMNKISNIKRYHIAKVYRRDNPSMSRGRYREFYQCDFDIAGAYDPMIPDAECVKIVSEILDSLEVSSYVIKVNHRLLLDGMFEACGVPKSSFRCICSAVDKLDKSPWEDVRKEMVEEKGLSEEVADRIGEFVKLNGREELVDKLLQDELLSKNKSAVEGLEAIKLLLKYCDIFNISKNVSFDLSLARGLDYYTGVIYEAVLLGGKIIKHIKRDTGFSRNFSDVSKGEEVSVGSVAGGGRYDNLVGMFDVKNKQVPCVGVSIGVERLFTVLEQKIHATNRKVRTTEVDVYICTAQKNLVEERLKLCNELWDEDFKVEYSYKKNPKLLAQLQYCEENSIPFAIILGESEIKSGIVKLRNVNTREEVDVKRGSLSEELRRKLGELNLNGTVPA comes from the exons ATGTCCAGTAAGGAGGCCTTAGAGCAACAAATTAGAGAGCAGGGAGATTTAGTGAGAAAATTAAAGGCTGCTAAAGAGAGCAAAGAAAGG ATTGCCGAAGAAGTAGCAAAATTACTAGACCTGAAGGCTCAAGCACAGTCCCAAAATGAGGACGGACCAGCTACTCCGAATGTCAATCAAAAATTCACTCTTAAAACCCCAAAGGGCACAAGAGACTACTCTCCCGAGCAGATGGCATTAAGGTTGTCTGTACTTAACAAGATAGTATCTGTATTTAAGAAACATGGAGCTGAGACTATTGATACACCAGTATTTGAACTTAAg gaagTCTTGACCGGTAAATATGGCGAAGACTCAAAACTAATCTACGACCTGAAAGACCAAGGAGGCGAAATCTTATCCCTTCGTTATGACTTAACGGTTCCATTCGCCAGATACCTGGCTATGAATAAAATTAGCAACATCAAACGTTACCACATCGCCAAAGTTTATAGAAGAGACAATCCGTCAATGTCAAGGGGACGGTACAGGGAATTTTACCAATGC GATTTTGATATCGCTGGTGCGTACGACCCAATGATCCCTGATGCTGAATGTGTAAAAATCGTCTCTGAAATATTGGACAGTTTAGAGGTTAGTTCGTACGTTATTAAAGTGAACCACCGGTTACTATTGGATGGAATGTTTGAGGCTTGTGGAGTACCAAAGTCCAGTTTTAGATGCATTTGCTCTGCTGTGGACAAGCTGGATAAG TCTCCTTGGGAAGATGTGCGTAAAGAAATGGTCGAAGAAAAAGGTTTATCGGAAGAAGTAGCCGATCGAATAGGCGAGTTTGTTAAACTTAACGGCAGAGAAGAATTAGTAGATAAATTATTACAGGACGAACTCCTCTCGAAGAATAAATCGGCAGTAGAAGGTTTGGAAGCCATAAAACTACTGTTGAAATACtgtgatatatttaatatatcgaaAAATGTGTCGTTTGACTTAAGTTTGGCCAGGGGTCTTGACTATTATACCGGTGTGATTTATGAAGCGGTTTTACTAGGAGGTAAGataataaaacacataaaaagaGATACAGGCTTCTCACGCAACTTTTCAGATGTTAGTAAAGGAGAAGAGGTATCAGTGGGATCTGTAGCTGGTGGAGGCAGATACGATAATTTGGTTGGCATGTTTGACGTGAAAAATAAGCAAGTTCCGTGTGTTGGAGTTTCTATTGGAGTTGAAAG ATTATTTACTGTTCTGGAACAAAAAATCCACGCGACAAACAGGAAAGTCCGCACAACGGAAGTCGACGTGTACATTTGCACTGCACAAAAGAATTTGGTGGAGGAACGGTTGAAACTTTGTAACGAACTTTGGGACGAGGACTTTAAG GTGGAGTATTCTTACAAGAAAAACCCGAAACTGCTGGCGCAACTACAATATTGCGAAGAGAACAGCATCCCGTTCGCGATAATTTTGGGGGAATCCGAAATCAAAAGTGGAATCGTTAAATTACGAAACGTGAACACGAGGGAAGAAGTTGACGTTAAAAGGGGATCGCTTTCAGAGGAATTGAGGCGGAAGCTGGGAGAGCTTAATTTGAACGGGACCGTTCCCGCGTAG